Proteins encoded together in one Chitinophaga varians window:
- the lpxD gene encoding UDP-3-O-(3-hydroxymyristoyl)glucosamine N-acyltransferase, producing the protein MQFSALQLATMLDGTLEGNPDVKVSNIAKIEEAGEGMLSFIANPKYEEFIYTTKASILIVNESLVIERPIHSTLIRVKDAYSSFALLLEKYRYLTGNKSGIQQPSHIPQSVKMGQNVFVGAFAYLGENVVLGNNVKIYPGVYLGENVVVNDDAVLYPGVKVYDNCIVGSRAILHAGCVIGGDGFGFAPQPDGSYKKVPQIGNVVIYDDVEIGANTTIDRATMGSTIIRQGVKLDNLIQVAHNVDIGINTVIAAQTGVSGSTKIGQNCVIGGQVGMVGHIHIADGTKINAQSGLSKSITVPNSSLTGSPAYDYKSSLKSQAIFRNLPDLEKRVKELEEMVKQLLQERAGV; encoded by the coding sequence ATGCAGTTTAGCGCATTACAGTTAGCGACCATGTTAGATGGTACGCTGGAGGGAAATCCGGACGTGAAGGTGAGCAACATCGCCAAAATCGAAGAGGCAGGCGAAGGCATGCTCAGTTTTATTGCCAATCCTAAGTATGAAGAGTTCATATATACGACGAAAGCATCCATTCTGATCGTGAATGAAAGCCTGGTGATAGAACGTCCTATCCATTCCACCCTGATCCGGGTAAAAGATGCTTACAGCAGCTTTGCCCTGTTGTTGGAAAAATACCGTTATCTGACCGGCAACAAGTCGGGCATCCAGCAGCCTTCCCACATTCCCCAGTCTGTAAAGATGGGGCAAAACGTATTTGTGGGCGCATTTGCCTACCTGGGCGAAAACGTAGTGCTGGGCAATAACGTAAAGATATATCCTGGAGTGTACCTGGGCGAGAACGTGGTAGTGAATGACGACGCGGTATTGTACCCGGGCGTAAAAGTATATGACAACTGCATCGTAGGCAGCCGTGCCATTCTCCATGCCGGTTGCGTGATCGGCGGCGATGGTTTCGGTTTTGCGCCGCAACCGGACGGCTCCTATAAAAAGGTGCCCCAGATCGGCAACGTGGTGATTTATGACGACGTGGAAATCGGCGCCAATACGACTATCGACAGGGCTACTATGGGCTCTACGATCATCCGCCAGGGCGTGAAGCTGGACAACCTGATCCAGGTAGCGCACAACGTGGACATTGGCATCAACACAGTGATTGCCGCGCAGACCGGCGTTTCCGGCAGCACCAAAATCGGGCAGAACTGCGTCATCGGTGGCCAGGTAGGCATGGTAGGTCATATCCACATCGCTGATGGCACCAAGATCAACGCCCAGAGCGGACTTTCCAAGTCCATTACCGTTCCCAACAGCTCTCTCACCGGTTCCCCGGCCTATGATTATAAAAGTTCGCTGAAAAGTCAGGCAATTTTTAGAAATTTGCCGGATCTTGAAAAACGCGTGAAAGAATTAGAGGAGATGGTAAAACAACTGTTACAGGAAAGAGCAGGAGTTTAA
- a CDS encoding HD domain-containing protein: MTERKRKIVNDPVYGFITIDHPLIFNLLSHPCYQRLRRIHQMALAHLVYPGAMHTRFHHSLGAYHLMTIALQELKSKGVDITPEEEVAAKMAILLHDIGHGPYSHALENGIIEGVSHEAISQWLMEDLNRQMDGALSLTLDIFNGRYHKHFLHQLVSSQLDVDRMDYLNRDSFFTGVAEGTIGYDRIIKMLTVHNGELMVEEKGIYSIEKFIVARRLMYWQVYLHKTVLSAENMLVKILQRAKVLAQDGQQLFCSPALSYFLYNTVSKDNFEQEPDCLRLFCMLDDYDIMGAIKVWSEHPDKVLSLLCKWLINRELFKVVLTNEPFDNSVVVQLRQQVAQKWQISDSDLDYFVFTDVASLRAYNVNDEKINILFKDGTVKDISSIDNALISHTLAIPVKKFYICHPKI, encoded by the coding sequence ATGACCGAACGCAAGCGAAAAATTGTTAATGATCCGGTGTATGGCTTTATTACCATAGATCACCCGTTGATTTTTAACCTCCTTTCCCACCCCTGTTACCAGCGTTTACGCCGGATACACCAGATGGCACTTGCGCACCTGGTTTACCCGGGGGCCATGCATACACGTTTTCATCACAGTCTCGGCGCTTATCACCTGATGACCATAGCCCTTCAGGAGCTGAAGAGCAAAGGCGTGGATATCACGCCCGAAGAAGAAGTGGCCGCCAAAATGGCTATTCTGCTGCATGATATCGGCCATGGGCCTTATTCCCATGCACTGGAAAACGGCATTATAGAAGGCGTGTCCCATGAAGCCATTTCGCAGTGGCTGATGGAAGACCTTAACCGCCAGATGGACGGCGCACTGTCACTTACCCTCGATATTTTTAACGGCCGTTATCATAAACACTTCCTGCATCAGCTGGTTTCCAGCCAGTTAGACGTAGACAGGATGGACTATCTCAACCGCGACAGCTTTTTCACCGGTGTGGCGGAAGGCACTATCGGGTACGATCGTATTATCAAGATGCTGACCGTACATAACGGAGAGCTGATGGTAGAGGAGAAAGGGATTTATTCCATCGAAAAATTCATCGTGGCCCGCCGGCTGATGTATTGGCAGGTATACCTGCATAAAACAGTGCTGAGCGCTGAAAATATGCTGGTAAAAATCCTGCAGCGGGCAAAAGTGCTGGCACAGGACGGTCAACAGCTGTTTTGTTCACCGGCATTGTCCTATTTCCTGTACAATACTGTCAGCAAAGACAATTTTGAGCAGGAACCGGACTGTTTACGGCTGTTTTGCATGTTGGACGATTATGATATCATGGGCGCAATAAAAGTCTGGTCAGAGCACCCGGACAAAGTACTGTCACTTTTATGTAAATGGCTTATTAACAGGGAGTTATTCAAAGTGGTATTAACCAATGAACCGTTTGACAACAGTGTTGTGGTCCAGCTTCGCCAACAGGTGGCACAAAAATGGCAGATCTCTGACAGCGACCTGGATTATTTCGTTTTCACAGATGTGGCCTCGCTGAGGGCTTATAATGTGAACGATGAAAAGATCAACATCCTGTTTAAAGACGGAACTGTAAAAGACATTTCCTCGATAGACAACGCATTGATTAGTCACACACTGGCTATACCGGTAAAAAAATTCTACATTTGTCATCCAAAAATCTAG
- a CDS encoding response regulator: MSQINILWVDDEIESLKSQIIFLESKGYNVSALTNGYDALEFLKEQVVDVVLLDESMPGLTGLETLGKIKEIDQQIPVVMITKNEAENVMDDAIGSQITDYLIKPVNPNQVLLSLKKIIDNKRLVAEKTTTAYQQEFRSLFMALNSNPDHNEWMDIYKKLVYWEMEMTKANSPEMLEVFNAQKAEANTEFAKFISRNYSNWLHPKSTDAPVMSHTLFAKKIVPFMDPDVPNVFLLIDNLRLDQFKAILPIFQESFRMVEEDTFYSILPTSTQYSRNAIFAGLLPVDIEHKFPEEWKNDDEEGGKNLYEEKFFASQLQRMKMDARFSYTKVTNHTDAQHMLSNIHNLLDYPLSIIVYNFVDMLSHARTEMEVLKELASDETSYRSLTASWFEHSPLHQALKRIGDKKINLIIATDHGSVRVKTPVKVIGDKQTTTNLRYKHGRNLNYDPKEVLAFRDPRDAGLPKPNVNSSYIFARGDGYLCYPNNYNYFVNYYRNTFQHGGISLEEMIVPVVRMVSK, encoded by the coding sequence ATGAGCCAGATCAACATACTATGGGTAGATGATGAGATAGAATCCCTCAAATCACAGATTATTTTCCTCGAAAGCAAAGGTTATAACGTATCGGCGCTCACCAACGGCTACGATGCGCTGGAATTTCTCAAAGAACAGGTGGTGGACGTAGTATTGCTCGATGAGTCCATGCCCGGCCTCACCGGCCTGGAGACACTGGGCAAAATCAAAGAGATAGACCAGCAGATACCGGTGGTCATGATCACCAAAAATGAAGCTGAAAACGTAATGGACGACGCTATCGGTTCACAGATCACCGATTATCTCATCAAACCGGTCAATCCCAACCAGGTATTGTTATCGCTCAAAAAAATCATAGACAACAAAAGGCTGGTGGCCGAAAAAACCACTACAGCCTACCAGCAGGAGTTCCGCTCCCTGTTTATGGCGCTCAATTCCAACCCGGACCACAACGAATGGATGGACATCTACAAAAAACTTGTCTACTGGGAAATGGAGATGACCAAAGCCAACAGCCCGGAAATGCTGGAAGTCTTTAACGCGCAGAAAGCGGAGGCCAATACGGAATTCGCCAAATTCATCAGCCGTAACTACTCCAACTGGCTGCATCCCAAATCGACAGATGCCCCGGTGATGTCTCATACGCTTTTCGCCAAAAAGATCGTTCCTTTTATGGACCCTGATGTGCCTAATGTGTTCCTGCTGATAGATAACCTGCGGCTGGACCAGTTCAAGGCCATCCTGCCCATTTTCCAGGAATCGTTCCGGATGGTGGAGGAAGACACTTTTTACAGTATCCTGCCTACCAGCACGCAATACAGCCGCAACGCCATTTTCGCGGGCCTGCTGCCGGTAGATATCGAACATAAATTCCCGGAAGAATGGAAGAATGACGACGAAGAAGGCGGCAAAAACCTGTATGAAGAGAAATTCTTCGCATCGCAGCTGCAACGCATGAAAATGGACGCCCGCTTTTCCTACACCAAGGTGACTAACCATACCGATGCACAGCATATGCTCAGTAACATCCACAACCTGCTGGACTATCCGCTGAGCATCATTGTATACAACTTTGTGGACATGCTCAGCCACGCCCGCACGGAAATGGAAGTGCTGAAAGAACTGGCCAGCGATGAAACGTCTTACCGTTCCCTCACCGCCAGCTGGTTTGAGCACAGCCCGCTGCACCAGGCGCTCAAACGTATCGGTGATAAAAAAATCAACCTGATCATCGCTACCGACCACGGCAGCGTGCGGGTAAAAACACCGGTAAAAGTGATCGGCGACAAACAAACGACCACCAACCTGCGATATAAGCATGGCCGTAACCTCAACTATGATCCGAAGGAAGTACTGGCTTTCCGCGATCCCAGAGATGCCGGTCTGCCCAAGCCCAATGTCAACTCGTCCTATATTTTCGCCCGGGGCGATGGTTACCTGTGTTATCCCAACAACTACAATTATTTTGTGAACTATTACCGCAATACCTTCCAGCATGGCGGCATCTCTCTGGAAGAGATGATCGTGCCCGTGGTGAGAATGGTATCCAAGTAA
- a CDS encoding MBL fold metallo-hydrolase, with product MKVTFLGTGTSQGVPVIACGCEVCTSSNPKDNRLRSSIFISSPAGNIVVDTTPDFRYQMLRARVKHLEAVLITHSHKDHIAGMDDIRAFNYFQQGAIDIYATDFSQNVIMREFAYAFADFKYPGIPEINLKTIDDTPFEINGLTITPIQVMHYKMPVMGFRVHDFTYITDANFIAPEEKEKIRGSKVLVLNALRKETHISHFTLDEAIALGRELDVPQVYFTHISHQMGLHDDVMKELPDGMALAYDGLTLEI from the coding sequence ATGAAAGTTACATTTCTTGGAACAGGCACATCGCAGGGAGTACCGGTCATCGCTTGCGGTTGTGAGGTATGCACATCTTCCAATCCCAAAGACAACCGCCTGAGAAGCAGTATTTTTATTTCCTCGCCGGCAGGCAATATCGTGGTGGACACAACCCCCGATTTCCGCTACCAGATGTTGCGGGCACGGGTAAAACACCTGGAAGCGGTCCTGATCACGCACTCACATAAAGACCACATAGCCGGGATGGACGACATCCGGGCATTCAACTATTTCCAGCAGGGCGCCATCGATATTTATGCGACGGATTTCTCGCAGAACGTTATCATGCGGGAATTCGCCTATGCCTTCGCGGATTTCAAGTATCCCGGTATTCCGGAAATTAACCTGAAAACCATCGATGACACGCCCTTTGAGATCAATGGCCTCACGATCACGCCTATACAGGTAATGCACTATAAAATGCCCGTCATGGGCTTCCGGGTCCATGATTTCACCTACATCACCGACGCTAATTTTATTGCGCCGGAAGAAAAGGAGAAGATCCGCGGGTCAAAAGTACTGGTGCTGAACGCGCTGCGAAAAGAAACACATATCTCTCACTTTACGCTGGACGAAGCCATCGCGCTGGGCCGTGAGCTGGACGTGCCACAGGTGTATTTCACGCATATCAGTCACCAGATGGGCCTGCATGATGACGTGATGAAAGAGCTGCCCGATGGCATGGCACTGGCCTATGACGGCCTTACGCTGGAAATATAG
- a CDS encoding ComEA family DNA-binding protein, which translates to MHKTPLKELFRFSRKEQAGVVLLLLLVWLTSRVPDLWVYLHGAAPPDTVGCAAALQALEAATAAAANQPLPPDVPADRVGAAVVPATLFCFDPNTLPAEGWQRLGVSARTAATIDRYRQKGGRFRSAADLERIYGLSPSLCRQLQPYVRITRTVANSRPDSIMHAERRDTAYHYSTYHRKPPPRTIDVNAADTAEWQLLPGIGPGFARRIVAFREKLGGFYDISQVSECYGLPDSTFKKIQPFLQIGNGSLKKIDLNLTDEKSLAAHPYIRYKLARLIIQYRSAHGGFRHVEELRQLPLVDDVIYRKIEHYIVITF; encoded by the coding sequence ATGCATAAAACTCCCCTGAAAGAATTATTCCGCTTTTCCCGGAAAGAGCAGGCGGGTGTTGTCCTGCTGCTGCTACTGGTATGGCTCACCAGCCGGGTGCCTGACCTGTGGGTGTATTTACACGGGGCTGCCCCGCCGGACACCGTTGGTTGTGCCGCCGCCCTGCAGGCGCTGGAAGCTGCCACGGCAGCTGCCGCCAATCAACCGCTGCCACCTGATGTGCCGGCTGATCGTGTAGGCGCTGCCGTTGTACCCGCCACATTGTTCTGCTTCGATCCCAATACGCTGCCTGCCGAAGGCTGGCAACGGCTGGGCGTAAGCGCGCGGACAGCCGCCACCATCGACCGCTACCGGCAGAAAGGCGGACGGTTCCGCTCCGCCGCCGACCTGGAACGTATATATGGACTATCTCCGTCGTTATGCCGACAGCTGCAGCCCTATGTGCGGATAACGCGTACCGTTGCCAATAGCAGGCCGGACAGCATCATGCATGCGGAACGCAGAGATACGGCCTATCATTACAGTACATATCATCGGAAACCACCGCCACGGACAATAGACGTAAATGCCGCCGACACGGCCGAATGGCAGCTGCTGCCGGGCATAGGCCCCGGTTTTGCCAGGCGTATCGTGGCATTCCGGGAGAAGCTGGGAGGCTTCTACGACATCAGCCAGGTAAGCGAATGTTACGGCCTGCCAGACAGCACCTTTAAAAAAATTCAACCTTTTTTGCAGATAGGTAACGGATCTCTAAAAAAAATAGACCTCAACCTCACAGATGAAAAATCTTTGGCGGCACATCCATATATACGTTATAAACTGGCCCGTCTTATCATACAGTATCGCAGTGCCCATGGGGGTTTCAGGCATGTGGAGGAGCTTCGGCAGCTACCGTTGGTGGATGACGTTATTTATCGTAAAATTGAACATTACATTGTAATCACTTTTTAA
- a CDS encoding acyl-CoA dehydrogenase has product MNFEPTDMQQQIAQMIRDFGKTHIVPHVLEWDETQEFPVTLFKQLGELGLMGVLVPQEYGGSGMGYLEYVTVVSEIARFCGAIGLSVAAHNSLCTGHILQFGNEEQKKKYLPKLATAEWIGAWGLTEPNTGSDAMNMKCVAKKDGDHWVLNGTKCWITHGKSCDVAVVIARTGDVRDSHGMTAFVVEKGTPGFSGGKKENKLGMRASETAEMIFDNCRIPAANMLGAEGDGFIQSMKVLDGGRISIAALSLGIAMGARDAAVKYAKERHQFDQPIASFQGVSFKLADMATEIEAATLLTLQAADMKNRGVKMTKEAAMAKYYASEVAVRVANDAVQIFGGYGYTKDFPVEKYYRDAKLCTIGEGTSEIQKIVIAREALR; this is encoded by the coding sequence ATGAATTTTGAGCCTACGGATATGCAGCAACAGATCGCGCAAATGATCCGGGATTTCGGAAAAACACATATAGTACCACACGTGTTGGAATGGGACGAAACACAGGAATTTCCTGTAACGTTATTCAAACAACTGGGGGAGTTGGGATTAATGGGAGTGCTGGTGCCACAGGAATATGGCGGCAGCGGCATGGGATATCTGGAATATGTGACCGTTGTCAGTGAGATCGCCCGCTTCTGCGGCGCCATCGGCCTGAGCGTGGCTGCACACAACTCCTTGTGCACCGGGCACATTCTCCAGTTTGGCAATGAAGAACAGAAGAAAAAATACCTGCCCAAACTCGCCACTGCCGAATGGATAGGAGCATGGGGCCTCACGGAGCCCAACACAGGTTCCGACGCCATGAACATGAAATGCGTGGCCAAAAAAGACGGCGACCACTGGGTATTGAACGGCACCAAATGCTGGATTACCCATGGTAAGAGCTGTGATGTGGCCGTAGTGATAGCCCGTACCGGCGATGTGCGTGACAGCCATGGCATGACCGCCTTCGTGGTAGAGAAAGGCACACCGGGCTTCAGCGGCGGCAAGAAGGAAAATAAACTGGGCATGCGTGCTTCAGAAACAGCCGAAATGATTTTTGATAACTGCCGCATTCCCGCTGCCAATATGCTGGGAGCGGAAGGAGACGGCTTTATACAGTCCATGAAGGTGCTCGACGGAGGGCGTATCTCTATTGCGGCACTGTCGCTGGGCATCGCCATGGGCGCTCGTGACGCCGCCGTGAAATATGCTAAGGAAAGACACCAGTTCGATCAGCCCATCGCTTCGTTCCAGGGTGTGTCTTTTAAGCTGGCGGATATGGCCACCGAGATAGAAGCCGCTACGCTGCTCACTTTGCAGGCGGCGGACATGAAAAACCGCGGCGTGAAAATGACAAAGGAAGCAGCCATGGCGAAATACTACGCTTCCGAAGTGGCAGTGAGAGTGGCTAACGATGCCGTGCAGATTTTCGGCGGTTATGGCTATACAAAAGACTTTCCTGTAGAAAAATATTATCGTGATGCAAAATTATGCACCATCGGGGAAGGAACATCTGAAATTCAGAAAATTGTAATCGCCAGAGAGGCATTAAGATAA
- a CDS encoding c-type cytochrome, giving the protein MMFPKILKWTGIVLLSLAVLLLIVFGIFFYVYGTHVNKQYAVEVRPIAIPHDSASIAAGAHLYAIKGCGDCHGADLGGKIFLNDPAVGVLAGANLTSGKGGRPAGYSDRDWLKAMRHGLGADNKTLKLMPSYEYAKLSDKDMAAIVAFCKAQPAVNRTLPPMKTGPVGKVLAVLGKLPLFPAEKIDHSYRQPETMPVTVTREYGEYLSVSCTGCHNPRFTGGDSPIPGGKKVADITSKGNVGKWTAQEFITALRTGNTPEGRKLKNEDMPWSMTAEYSDEELQALFLYLKGL; this is encoded by the coding sequence ATGATGTTCCCCAAAATCCTGAAATGGACCGGCATTGTTTTGCTGAGCCTTGCGGTCCTGTTACTGATTGTTTTCGGTATTTTCTTTTATGTGTATGGCACGCATGTGAATAAACAATATGCCGTAGAAGTGCGGCCTATAGCGATCCCACACGATTCCGCGTCGATAGCCGCCGGTGCGCACCTGTATGCGATCAAAGGCTGTGGCGACTGTCATGGCGCCGACCTGGGCGGCAAAATCTTTCTCAATGATCCGGCGGTAGGTGTTTTGGCGGGGGCCAACCTCACCAGCGGAAAAGGAGGCCGTCCGGCAGGATATAGTGACCGGGACTGGCTCAAAGCCATGCGGCATGGCCTGGGCGCCGATAACAAGACCCTGAAGCTGATGCCTTCCTATGAATACGCGAAGTTGTCTGACAAAGACATGGCGGCCATTGTCGCTTTTTGTAAAGCGCAGCCGGCGGTCAACAGGACACTGCCTCCCATGAAGACAGGCCCGGTAGGTAAGGTACTGGCGGTATTGGGAAAGCTGCCGCTATTTCCGGCAGAGAAGATAGATCATTCCTATCGGCAGCCTGAAACCATGCCTGTGACGGTGACCAGGGAGTACGGGGAATACCTGTCAGTGTCCTGTACAGGGTGCCATAATCCCCGATTTACCGGTGGTGACAGTCCTATTCCCGGTGGTAAAAAGGTGGCCGATATCACCTCCAAAGGGAATGTGGGCAAATGGACCGCACAGGAGTTTATAACGGCGTTACGTACCGGCAATACCCCCGAAGGGCGAAAGCTTAAGAATGAAGACATGCCGTGGAGCATGACGGCCGAATATTCGGATGAGGAGTTACAGGCGTTGTTTTTGTACCTGAAGGGTTTATAG
- a CDS encoding YtxH domain-containing protein translates to MQELIQQLQAKAGLTPEQAVQSIEVIKEYVKGKLPPFIAGTVDTWFANMSDKPGEKKEGLMDKANDFLDDVKDKAEDWKDKAEDWAEDAKDKISDFFNKDKKQA, encoded by the coding sequence ATGCAGGAACTTATTCAGCAATTACAGGCCAAAGCAGGCCTCACTCCTGAACAGGCCGTCCAGTCAATTGAAGTGATCAAGGAATACGTGAAAGGCAAACTTCCTCCCTTTATTGCGGGTACTGTAGATACCTGGTTTGCCAATATGTCCGACAAACCCGGCGAAAAGAAAGAAGGCCTGATGGACAAAGCCAACGACTTTCTCGATGATGTAAAAGACAAAGCGGAAGACTGGAAAGATAAAGCTGAAGATTGGGCCGAAGACGCCAAAGACAAAATCTCTGACTTCTTCAACAAAGACAAAAAACAGGCATAA
- the clpX gene encoding ATP-dependent Clp protease ATP-binding subunit ClpX: MKESKIRCSFCSRSKDDVQILIAGAEGHICENCVANAQEIIDAELFTPGKKSAAPATSAMPKVAKPMDMKKFLDEYVIGQDDAKKILAVAVYNHYKRLNQQIGDDEVEIEKSNIIMVGETGTGKTLLAKSIAKQLNVPFTIVDATVFTEAGYVGEDVESILSRLLQVCNYDVEAAERGIVYIDEIDKIARKNDNPSITRDVSGEGVQQGLLKLLEGAEVLVPPQGGRKHPEQKLIKLNTSNILFICGGAFDGIDRIISRRVQTHSIGFTVNKDKEEENRKQILRYVNSQDLKSFGLIPELLGRLPVVTYLNSLDRDTLKAILTEPKNALIKQYKKLFAIENIALQVEDEAIEYIVDKAMEYKLGARGLRSICEVVLSDAMYELPSASETTFALTKEYAQAKLEQSTLSKLKVA, encoded by the coding sequence ATGAAAGAATCGAAAATTCGTTGTTCTTTCTGCAGCCGCTCCAAAGATGATGTGCAGATATTGATTGCGGGTGCTGAAGGACATATCTGTGAAAACTGTGTGGCCAACGCACAGGAGATCATTGACGCGGAGCTTTTCACTCCCGGCAAAAAGTCTGCTGCCCCCGCCACCAGCGCTATGCCCAAAGTAGCCAAGCCCATGGACATGAAAAAGTTCCTGGACGAATACGTGATCGGGCAGGACGATGCTAAAAAAATACTGGCTGTAGCTGTTTACAACCACTACAAAAGGCTGAACCAGCAAATAGGAGACGATGAAGTGGAAATTGAAAAATCCAATATCATCATGGTCGGTGAAACCGGTACCGGTAAAACATTACTGGCCAAATCCATCGCCAAACAGCTCAACGTGCCCTTTACCATCGTAGACGCTACCGTATTTACAGAAGCCGGCTATGTAGGCGAAGACGTGGAGAGTATCCTCAGCCGCCTGCTGCAGGTTTGTAACTACGACGTGGAAGCTGCTGAACGCGGCATCGTATACATCGATGAAATCGACAAAATAGCCCGTAAAAACGATAACCCTTCCATCACCCGCGATGTAAGCGGCGAAGGCGTTCAACAGGGCCTGCTCAAACTGCTGGAAGGCGCCGAAGTACTGGTACCTCCGCAGGGCGGCCGTAAACACCCTGAACAGAAACTGATCAAGCTGAACACCAGCAACATCCTGTTCATCTGCGGCGGCGCTTTCGACGGTATTGACCGCATCATCAGCAGAAGAGTTCAGACACATTCCATCGGCTTCACTGTCAACAAAGACAAGGAAGAAGAGAACAGAAAACAGATCCTCCGGTATGTAAATTCCCAGGACCTGAAATCTTTCGGCCTGATCCCCGAATTACTGGGACGCCTGCCGGTAGTGACCTATCTCAACTCCCTGGACCGCGACACACTGAAAGCGATCCTCACAGAGCCGAAAAATGCACTGATCAAACAATACAAGAAACTGTTCGCCATCGAAAATATTGCCCTCCAGGTAGAAGACGAAGCGATCGAATATATCGTGGACAAAGCCATGGAATACAAACTGGGCGCCCGCGGCCTCCGGTCTATCTGCGAAGTGGTACTGAGCGATGCCATGTATGAACTGCCATCTGCCAGCGAAACCACTTTTGCGCTGACAAAAGAATATGCCCAGGCTAAACTGGAACAGTCTACCTTATCAAAGCTTAAAGTAGCGTAA
- the clpP gene encoding ATP-dependent Clp endopeptidase proteolytic subunit ClpP, with product MNINNDEFRRYAIKHRGISSLVVDSYAKSHSINSLTPYILEERQMNMTQMDVFSRLMADRIIFLGDPVNDYVANVITAQLLFLESSDRNRDIQMYINSPGGSVYAGLGIYDTMQIVSPDIATICTGMAASFGAVLLVAGSKGKRTALKHARVMIHQPHGGAEGQTSDIEITAREFIKLKKELNEIIASHCGQPVKKVEKDSDRDYWMTADEAKEYGIIDDVLQKNPKKQLDTPQ from the coding sequence ATGAACATTAATAACGACGAATTCAGAAGATATGCCATTAAACACCGCGGAATCAGCAGCCTGGTTGTAGACAGCTACGCAAAAAGCCACTCTATTAACAGCCTGACTCCCTACATCCTGGAAGAACGCCAGATGAATATGACGCAGATGGACGTATTCTCCAGGCTGATGGCTGATCGTATCATTTTCCTCGGCGACCCGGTAAATGACTATGTGGCGAACGTAATCACCGCACAGTTACTGTTCCTGGAGTCTTCCGACCGCAACCGTGATATTCAGATGTACATCAATAGCCCCGGAGGCAGCGTTTACGCAGGTCTGGGCATCTATGATACCATGCAGATCGTTTCTCCTGATATCGCTACTATCTGTACCGGTATGGCCGCCTCTTTCGGCGCTGTACTGCTGGTAGCCGGCTCCAAAGGCAAACGTACCGCCCTGAAACACGCCCGCGTAATGATCCACCAGCCTCACGGCGGTGCTGAAGGCCAGACTTCTGATATCGAAATCACTGCGCGTGAGTTCATTAAGCTGAAAAAAGAGCTCAATGAAATCATTGCCAGCCACTGCGGTCAACCCGTGAAAAAAGTGGAAAAAGACTCTGACCGTGACTACTGGATGACTGCTGATGAAGCCAAAGAATACGGCATCATTGACGATGTTCTCCAGAAAAATCCGAAAAAACAGCTGGATACTCCGCAGTAA